GTCCGGCGGTACGTTCCCCAGGCCGCCGTTCGTGACGGCGATGGTGTCGTCGCCGATGCGGACGGCGGCGGTGTCGAGGGTGAGGGTGGACTGGTCGCCCTCGGGGGTGGTGCCGGTGAGGGTGAGGTGGAGGCCTTCGCGGGCGTCGCCGACGTTGGGGAGGGTGGCCTCGGTGACCGTCACGGTCTGGGTGCCGGAGCGGGTGGTCGTCGCCGTGAAGTTCGCGCACTTCTGGGGGAGGGTGCGGAGCCAGTCCAGGGTGCGGTTCACGTCCTTGGGGGCGAACGCGGCGACCTGGTAACGGAGTTGGGCCTCGTCGTCGGTGTCGTCCAGGGTGGTCACCGCCTGGGTGGTGGCGGGGGTGCCGAGGAGTTCGTCGGCGTAGAGGGCGTCCAGGAGGCGTTGGCAGTCGGGGGCCGCCGTCTTCGCCTTCAGCAGGGTGTCCCGCCAGGTCGCCGTGCCCTGGGTCGGGGTCCAGGGGGCGCCGAGGTCCGCGTCCGTGATCAGGGCGGACTGGGCCTGGGCGGGGGTGAGGACGGGGGCGGCGGCCGGGGAGGCATGGGCGGCGGGGGTCGTCCGCACGGCCGAGGGGGAGGGGGCGGTCGTCACCTCGTGCAGGATGGCCTCGTTCGCGCAGCCGGCCGCGGTCAGCGGGGTGCCCGCGGCGAGTATCGCGGTGAGGAGGACACGGGCCGGGGTACGGGTCATCGGGGGTCCCTCCTGGGGCGGGCTGTCCTGCGCGGGGTGCGTCCCCCAACGGCACCACCGCCCGCGCCTGCCCACCAGCGCGCCGGGCCGTCCGGGTGAGTACCAGCACGTCGGTCGAGGGTCGGGTGCGGCCCGGTGGGGGCTGGTCGCGCAGTTCCCCGCGCCCCTTAAAAGCAGGGCGTCAACCCTTAGGCCAACTCAAGCGCCACCCCCTAGGGGCGCGGGGAACTGCGCGCTCAGCCCCCACCGGGCCCGCGCACGAAATCCGCAGGGGGCTCGACGCTCAAGTCGCCCCAAGCGTCAGCCCCCCTAGGGGCGCGGGGAACTGCGCGCTCAGCCCCCACGGCGCCGCACCCGAAATCCGCAGGGGGCCCGACGCTCAAGCCGCCCCAAGCGCCACCCCCCCCAGGGGCGCGGGGAACTGCGCGACCAGCCCCCACCGGGCCCGCAGCCGACAGACCGCCAGGCGGCACGTGCCATCGGGAATCCAATACCGGTCATTCGAATCGTCATTGGCCGACCTTCCACGCCCCGCCTACTGTCGGAGACACCTCACCGATCCCGCACCTATCCCACGCCACCCCCCACTGGAGACCCCCATGTCGAAGATCCTCTTCGTGCTGACCGGCGCCGACCACCTCACCCTCGCCGACGGCACCCCGCACCCCACCGGATATTGGGCCGAGGAGGCCGTAACCCCGTACGAGGCGTTCAAGGCGGCCGGCCACGAGGTCGTCGTCGCCACCCCCGGCGGCGTCGTACCGCCGGTGGACCGCGGCAGCCTCGCCCCCGACTACAACGGCGGCCAGGAGAACGCCGACCGCGTAGCGGGCATCCTCACCTCGGCCCCAGAGTTCCAGCACCCGGTCAAGCTCACCGAGGTCGACCTCGCCGACTACGCCGCCGTCTACTACCCCGGCGGCCACGGCCCGATGGAGGACCTGGCCGTCGACGCGGACTCCGGCCACCTCCTCACCCAGGCCCTCACCTCCGGCAAGCCCCTCGGCGTGGTCTGCCACGGCTCGGCCGCCCTCCTCACGGCCACCGAGGACGACGGTACGAACGCCTTCGCCGGCCGCCGCCTCACCGGGTTCACCAACGCCGAGGAGACCCAGGGCGGCCTCGCCGAAAAGGTGAAGTGGCTGCTCCAGGACCGCCTCGTGGCACTCGGCGCCGACTTCCAGGAGGGCGAGCCCTGGGCCCCGTACGTCGTGGTCGACGGCAACCTCGTCACCGGCCAGAACCCGGCGTCCTCCGCCCCGGTCGCCGACGAACTCCTCAAGCAGCTCGGCTGATTGCGCTTGGCTGATTGCACTCGGCTGATTGAGCTCAGCTGATTGCGCTC
The nucleotide sequence above comes from Streptomyces sp. N50. Encoded proteins:
- a CDS encoding type 1 glutamine amidotransferase domain-containing protein, producing the protein MSKILFVLTGADHLTLADGTPHPTGYWAEEAVTPYEAFKAAGHEVVVATPGGVVPPVDRGSLAPDYNGGQENADRVAGILTSAPEFQHPVKLTEVDLADYAAVYYPGGHGPMEDLAVDADSGHLLTQALTSGKPLGVVCHGSAALLTATEDDGTNAFAGRRLTGFTNAEETQGGLAEKVKWLLQDRLVALGADFQEGEPWAPYVVVDGNLVTGQNPASSAPVADELLKQLG